Proteins from one Mycteria americana isolate JAX WOST 10 ecotype Jacksonville Zoo and Gardens chromosome 1, USCA_MyAme_1.0, whole genome shotgun sequence genomic window:
- the MPZL1 gene encoding myelin protein zero-like protein 1 isoform X3, with protein MPESRSRWCSWEPERFTPQLSGVKVSAVEVNTPEEIFVENGTDAKLPCTFTSVEVISSAASVSWSFQPEGAATRISFFYYFNGKPYPGKDIPFKDRITWAGDLNKKDASISISNMQFRDNGTYICDVKNPPDIVVKPGEIRVRVVEKDSLPAFPIAMVAGIVIGTVTGLSPLISIVVCLVIRKNNSKKRYSGCSTSESLMSPVKQAPQKSPSDTEGLVNSVPARSHQGPVIYAQLDHSGGQHSDKINKSESVVYADIRKN; from the exons ATGCCAGAGAGCAGAAGCAGATGGTGTAGCTGGGAGCCAGAGAGGTTTACTCCTCAGCTTTCTGGAG TCAAAGTATCAGCAGTAGAGGTCAACACACCGGAGGAGATATTTGTGGAGAATGGGACAGACGCAAAGCTTCCATGCACATTTACATCTGTGGAGGTGATCAGCAGCGCAGCATCTGTTTCTTGGAGTTTTCAACCAGAGGGAGCCGCAACTCGTATCTCA TTTTTCTATTACTTTAATGGAAAGCCATACCCTGGAAAGGACATACCATTTAAAGACAGGATCACTTGGGCTGGAGATCTTAACAAGAAAGATGCTTCTATCAGTATATCAAACATGCAGTTCCGGGACAACGGCACTTACATTTGCGATGTCAAGAACCCACCTGACATTGTTGTCAAACCAGGAGAAATCCGAGTTAGAGTTGTGGAGAAAG acAGCCTGCCTGCGTTCCCCATTGCCATGGTGGCAGGGATAGTCATCGGTACGGTTACAGGTCTCTCACCGCTCATCTCTATTGTCGTGTGTCTTGTCATCAGAAAGAACAACTCTAAAAAACGATACTCTGG CTGCAGTACATCTGAGAGCTTGATGTCACCGGTTAAGCAGGCTCCGCAGAAGTCCCCCTCCGACACAGAGGGTCTGGTAAACAGCGTGCCCGCCAGATCACACCAG GGCCCCGTCATTTACGCGCAGTTAGATCACTCCGGAGGACAGCACAGCGACAAGATTAACAAGTCAGAGTCTGTGGTCTATGCTGATATTCGGAAGAACTGA
- the MPZL1 gene encoding myelin protein zero-like protein 1 isoform X2, with protein sequence MNSYHFNFLILETSLMLLVLLLSSLYLPHTVKVSAVEVNTPEEIFVENGTDAKLPCTFTSVEVISSAASVSWSFQPEGAATRISFFYYFNGKPYPGKDIPFKDRITWAGDLNKKDASISISNMQFRDNGTYICDVKNPPDIVVKPGEIRVRVVEKDSLPAFPIAMVAGIVIGTVTGLSPLISIVVCLVIRKNNSKKRYSGCSTSESLMSPVKQAPQKSPSDTEGLVNSVPARSHQGPVIYAQLDHSGGQHSDKINKSESVVYADIRKN encoded by the exons ATGAACAGTTACCACTTCAACTTCCTGATTCTTGAAACATCACTGATGCTGCttgttctccttctttcttctctttaccTTCCCCATACAGTCAAAGTATCAGCAGTAGAGGTCAACACACCGGAGGAGATATTTGTGGAGAATGGGACAGACGCAAAGCTTCCATGCACATTTACATCTGTGGAGGTGATCAGCAGCGCAGCATCTGTTTCTTGGAGTTTTCAACCAGAGGGAGCCGCAACTCGTATCTCA TTTTTCTATTACTTTAATGGAAAGCCATACCCTGGAAAGGACATACCATTTAAAGACAGGATCACTTGGGCTGGAGATCTTAACAAGAAAGATGCTTCTATCAGTATATCAAACATGCAGTTCCGGGACAACGGCACTTACATTTGCGATGTCAAGAACCCACCTGACATTGTTGTCAAACCAGGAGAAATCCGAGTTAGAGTTGTGGAGAAAG acAGCCTGCCTGCGTTCCCCATTGCCATGGTGGCAGGGATAGTCATCGGTACGGTTACAGGTCTCTCACCGCTCATCTCTATTGTCGTGTGTCTTGTCATCAGAAAGAACAACTCTAAAAAACGATACTCTGG CTGCAGTACATCTGAGAGCTTGATGTCACCGGTTAAGCAGGCTCCGCAGAAGTCCCCCTCCGACACAGAGGGTCTGGTAAACAGCGTGCCCGCCAGATCACACCAG GGCCCCGTCATTTACGCGCAGTTAGATCACTCCGGAGGACAGCACAGCGACAAGATTAACAAGTCAGAGTCTGTGGTCTATGCTGATATTCGGAAGAACTGA